A single genomic interval of Deferribacter autotrophicus harbors:
- a CDS encoding four helix bundle protein produces the protein MDLATEIYKITKSFPKEEMYGLTSQIRRAVVSISANIAEGAARNSKKEFIQFLYISLGSLAELETELLIAKNIGYLKNDSIFEEIKIIRKMLSGLINSVRRKYDSTRQIKSKS, from the coding sequence ATGGATTTGGCAACAGAGATTTATAAAATAACAAAAAGTTTTCCAAAGGAAGAGATGTACGGGCTAACATCACAAATCAGGAGAGCGGTTGTTTCAATTTCAGCAAATATTGCTGAAGGTGCAGCCAGGAATAGCAAAAAGGAATTCATTCAGTTTTTATATATTAGTTTAGGGTCATTAGCGGAACTGGAAACAGAACTTTTAATAGCTAAAAATATAGGATATTTAAAAAACGATAGTATTTTTGAAGAGATTAAAATAATAAGAAAAATGTTATCAGGATTAATAAATTCCGTGAGGCGAAAATATGATTCAACAAGACAAATTAAATCAAAGTCCTGA
- a CDS encoding nucleotidyltransferase family protein: MNKEILDKLIQLKPILKDKFGIEEFAIFGSVAKGLANKDSDVDIVILKMNIKKGFALIEVKYFLEKQLNKKVDIGTYASMKTFIKNRIKKDLIHV, encoded by the coding sequence ATGAATAAAGAAATTTTAGATAAATTGATTCAATTAAAGCCAATTTTAAAGGATAAGTTTGGGATAGAGGAGTTTGCTATATTTGGTAGTGTTGCTAAAGGATTAGCTAATAAGGATAGTGATGTGGATATAGTAATTTTAAAAATGAATATTAAAAAAGGATTCGCTTTAATTGAGGTAAAATATTTTTTGGAAAAGCAATTAAATAAAAAAGTAGATATAGGAACATATGCATCTATGAAAACTTTTATTAAAAATAGAATAAAAAAGGATTTAATACATGTCTAA
- the gmd gene encoding GDP-mannose 4,6-dehydratase, protein MSKKVALITGITGQDGAYLAEFLLSKGYEVHGIKRRSSLFNTERIDHLYQDPHEENVNFHLYYGDLTDSLNLTRLIQKIQPDEIYNLAAQSHVAVSFEQPEYTANADGIGTLRILEAVRLLGLKDKTKIYQASTSELYGKVQEIPQNEKTPFYPRSPYGVAKLYAYWITVNYREAYGMFACNGILFNHESPIRGETFVTRKITRGATRILLGLDKKLYLGNLNAKRDWGHAKDYVEGMWLILQQDEPDDYVLATGKTTEVREFVRMAFAELGLEIEFKGKGINEKGSIVNVEFEILNSKLERVNADKNIIQNLKSKIQNLIGKVVVEVDPRYFRPAEVDILIGDATKAREKLGWKPKHSVEDLVKEMVTSDLGKNYQELVLKNCGFEVPKSCEL, encoded by the coding sequence ATGAGTAAAAAGGTTGCACTAATTACAGGTATTACAGGGCAAGATGGAGCATATCTTGCAGAGTTTTTATTGAGTAAAGGTTATGAGGTGCATGGTATTAAAAGAAGATCATCCTTGTTCAATACTGAGAGGATAGACCATCTGTATCAAGATCCACATGAAGAAAATGTTAATTTTCATCTTTATTATGGCGATCTTACGGATAGTTTAAATCTAACAAGACTTATTCAAAAAATTCAACCAGATGAAATTTATAATCTTGCAGCTCAGTCACATGTTGCAGTATCTTTCGAACAACCGGAATATACTGCAAATGCTGATGGAATAGGAACCCTTAGAATTCTTGAAGCTGTTAGGTTGCTAGGACTGAAAGATAAAACAAAAATATACCAGGCTTCTACTTCTGAACTTTATGGAAAAGTACAGGAAATTCCCCAAAATGAAAAAACTCCTTTTTATCCACGGAGTCCTTACGGTGTGGCAAAGCTCTATGCTTACTGGATCACTGTAAATTATCGTGAAGCTTATGGAATGTTTGCTTGCAACGGAATTTTGTTTAACCACGAATCTCCTATAAGAGGTGAAACTTTTGTAACAAGGAAAATAACACGTGGAGCTACAAGAATATTATTAGGACTTGATAAAAAACTCTATCTTGGAAATTTAAACGCAAAAAGAGATTGGGGACATGCTAAAGACTATGTAGAAGGGATGTGGTTGATATTGCAACAGGATGAGCCTGACGACTATGTTCTGGCAACAGGTAAAACCACAGAAGTAAGAGAGTTTGTAAGGATGGCTTTTGCTGAATTAGGTCTTGAAATCGAATTTAAAGGCAAAGGTATTAATGAAAAAGGCAGTATTGTTAATGTTGAATTTGAAATTTTGAATTCTAAATTAGAAAGAGTTAATGCTGATAAAAATATAATTCAGAATTTAAAATCCAAAATCCAAAATTTAATAGGAAAGGTTGTGGTTGAGGTTGATCCAAGATATTTTAGACCAGCAGAAGTTGATATCCTCATAGGAGATGCTACAAAAGCAAGAGAAAAGCTTGGGTGGAAACCGAAACATTCAGTTGAAGATCTTGTGAAAGAAATGGTTACAAGTGACTTGGGGAAAAATTATCAAGAACTGGTATTAAAGAATTGTGGGTTTGAAGTGCCGAAGAGTTGTGAACTTTGA
- the rfbG gene encoding CDP-glucose 4,6-dehydratase — translation MKKLFNNVYEGKKVLLTGHTGFKGSWLTLWLKQLGAKVIGYSLEPPTKPSLFETLQLEKEIIHIIGDIRDEEKLKKVFKEYKPDIVIHMAAQPLVRYSYINPKETYEINVIGTLNVFEAVKETGSVKVVINVTSDKCYENKEWVYGYRENDPMGGYDPYSSSKSCAELLTSAYRNSFFNPKDYGKTHNVALASVRAGNVIGGGDWAEDRLIPDCIRALSKNKTIYIRNPQAIRPWQHVLEPLSGYLWLGALMWGNPAKYSEGWNFGPNDEDILTVEAIVKSVIKIWGEGNYEVNLDNRYHEAKLLKLDISKAHFFLKWKPVYNANIALKETIEWYKNYFSNPENIYDFTLKQIVKYVNSAKDKNLIWTK, via the coding sequence ATGAAAAAACTATTTAATAATGTATATGAAGGTAAAAAAGTTTTATTAACAGGCCATACTGGTTTTAAAGGTTCATGGTTGACATTGTGGTTAAAACAACTCGGAGCAAAAGTTATAGGTTACTCCCTTGAACCACCTACAAAACCAAGTTTATTTGAAACCTTACAACTTGAGAAGGAAATAATACATATAATTGGAGATATAAGAGATGAAGAAAAACTAAAAAAAGTTTTTAAAGAATATAAACCTGATATAGTTATACATATGGCTGCACAACCATTAGTTAGATACTCCTATATAAATCCAAAAGAAACTTACGAAATCAACGTTATAGGAACATTAAATGTATTCGAAGCCGTAAAAGAAACAGGAAGTGTTAAAGTTGTTATAAATGTAACAAGCGATAAATGCTATGAAAATAAAGAATGGGTTTATGGATATAGAGAAAATGATCCAATGGGGGGATATGACCCTTACAGTTCTAGTAAAAGTTGTGCAGAACTTTTAACGTCGGCTTATAGAAATTCATTCTTTAATCCTAAGGATTATGGGAAAACTCATAATGTTGCTTTGGCCTCGGTAAGAGCTGGAAACGTAATAGGTGGTGGAGACTGGGCTGAAGACAGATTGATACCTGATTGTATAAGAGCTTTATCAAAAAATAAAACAATTTATATAAGAAATCCTCAAGCCATTAGACCATGGCAACATGTCTTAGAGCCGCTATCGGGATATCTTTGGCTTGGAGCATTAATGTGGGGAAATCCTGCCAAATATAGTGAAGGCTGGAACTTTGGACCAAACGATGAGGACATTTTAACTGTTGAAGCGATAGTAAAAAGTGTTATCAAAATATGGGGTGAAGGAAATTACGAGGTAAATTTAGATAACAGGTATCATGAAGCAAAATTGTTAAAACTTGATATAAGCAAAGCTCATTTTTTCTTGAAATGGAAGCCTGTTTATAATGCAAATATAGCATTGAAAGAAACTATTGAATGGTATAAAAATTATTTTTCAAATCCAGAAAATATTTATGATTTTACTCTTAAACAAATTGTAAAATATGTTAATTCTGCTAAAGATAAAAATCTTATTTGGACAAAATAA
- the rfbF gene encoding glucose-1-phosphate cytidylyltransferase, with protein MKVVILAGGFGTRLSEETDIKPKPMVEIGGKPILWHIMKIYSHYGFNDFIICLGYKGYVIKEYFANYFLHMSDVTIDLKNNQIDVHNVKAESWKVTLVDTGLSTMTGGRIKRIKDYVGNKPFMLTYGDGVGNINIKELLEFHRRHGKYATLTAVQPSGRFGSLDLEESQVKAFKEKPKGDGAWINGGFFVLEPQIFNYIKGDETIWEREPLENLAKEGQLMAYKHVGFWKPMDTLRDKRELESLWQSGNPPWKVWEK; from the coding sequence ATGAAAGTTGTAATTTTAGCAGGTGGATTTGGGACTAGACTGAGTGAGGAGACAGATATTAAACCAAAACCTATGGTTGAAATTGGAGGAAAACCAATTTTATGGCATATAATGAAAATATATTCTCACTATGGATTTAACGATTTTATCATTTGCTTAGGATATAAAGGATATGTAATAAAGGAATACTTTGCAAACTATTTTCTTCACATGTCAGATGTAACAATAGATTTAAAAAATAATCAAATTGATGTTCATAATGTTAAAGCAGAATCTTGGAAAGTAACTTTAGTAGATACAGGTTTAAGCACAATGACGGGAGGAAGAATAAAAAGGATAAAGGATTATGTTGGTAATAAACCTTTTATGCTTACCTACGGCGATGGAGTTGGTAATATTAATATAAAGGAATTATTGGAATTTCATAGAAGACATGGTAAATACGCAACATTAACAGCAGTTCAGCCTTCGGGTAGATTTGGTTCTTTGGATTTAGAGGAAAGTCAAGTTAAGGCTTTTAAAGAAAAACCAAAGGGTGATGGTGCCTGGATTAATGGAGGATTTTTTGTTTTAGAACCTCAAATTTTTAACTATATTAAAGGAGATGAAACCATCTGGGAAAGGGAGCCTTTGGAAAATTTGGCAAAAGAGGGACAACTTATGGCATATAAACATGTTGGTTTCTGGAAACCTATGGATACATTAAGAGATAAACGAGAGCTGGAGAGTTTATGGCAATCAGGTAATCCGCCTTGGAAGGTATGGGAAAAGTAG
- a CDS encoding NAD-dependent epimerase/dehydratase family protein — protein MKTILITGATGFLGSHLTEQFLKDRYKVIILKRSYSNIWGIKDFIKDIIFYDIDRIDLETVFKENKIDFIVHTATLYGRKNERISEIVKANLNFPLEILELAVKFNIKYFINTDTTLPKNTNSYSLSKYQFKEWLFLFSDKLKVLNIKLEHFYGEKDDKTKFVIWIIEQLTNNVKEIKLTQGEQKRDFIYIEDVKTFYSFLLQSIENFGNGFYEYEIGSGKATTIKELVLKIKELTGNTETNLNFGAIPYRKNEIMFSQADISKAKKDFGWEPKYSLEKGLKRTINWYRGIINEKTI, from the coding sequence ATGAAAACCATACTCATTACTGGTGCTACGGGGTTTCTTGGTAGTCATCTTACAGAGCAGTTTTTAAAAGATAGATATAAAGTTATTATTTTGAAAAGAAGTTATTCTAATATATGGGGAATAAAAGATTTTATCAAAGATATTATTTTTTACGATATTGATAGAATTGACCTAGAAACTGTATTCAAAGAAAATAAAATTGATTTTATAGTTCATACAGCGACTTTATATGGTAGAAAAAACGAAAGAATCTCGGAAATAGTTAAAGCCAATTTGAATTTTCCTTTAGAAATCTTAGAGTTAGCAGTAAAATTCAACATTAAATACTTCATAAATACAGATACAACTTTACCTAAAAATACTAATTCTTATTCTTTGTCAAAATATCAATTTAAAGAATGGTTATTTTTATTTTCAGACAAATTGAAAGTACTAAACATAAAATTAGAACACTTTTATGGTGAAAAAGATGATAAAACAAAGTTTGTAATATGGATTATAGAGCAGTTAACCAATAATGTAAAAGAAATCAAGCTTACACAAGGAGAACAAAAAAGAGATTTTATATATATAGAGGATGTTAAAACATTTTATTCCTTTTTACTACAGTCAATAGAAAATTTTGGCAATGGTTTTTACGAGTATGAAATAGGAAGTGGAAAAGCAACAACAATAAAAGAATTAGTCTTAAAAATAAAAGAGTTAACAGGAAATACGGAAACAAATCTAAACTTTGGAGCAATACCTTATAGAAAAAATGAAATAATGTTTTCTCAGGCAGATATATCTAAAGCAAAAAAGGATTTTGGATGGGAACCAAAATATTCTCTAGAAAAAGGTTTAAAAAGAACTATCAATTGGTATAGAGGTATTATAAATGAAAAAACTATTTAA
- a CDS encoding HepT-like ribonuclease domain-containing protein, with product MSKDRKVELFIFDIYVAILKIKKVASKFDEAKDLFYSFTDWDSVIREFEIIGEATKYLVNNKLIDKKYRVIVDFRNQITHAYFGIDKDIVWFIIKNDLVEFEKVILKLINKIEAGLKQELIKTFIEDNRHLNFIVEALENLK from the coding sequence ATGTCTAAAGACAGAAAAGTTGAATTATTTATTTTTGATATTTATGTTGCGATTTTAAAAATAAAGAAAGTTGCTTCAAAATTTGATGAAGCTAAAGATTTATTTTATAGTTTTACTGATTGGGATAGTGTAATTAGGGAATTTGAGATTATAGGGGAAGCTACTAAATATTTGGTAAACAATAAATTGATAGACAAGAAATACCGAGTAATAGTAGATTTTAGAAACCAGATAACACATGCATATTTTGGGATTGATAAAGATATTGTGTGGTTTATCATTAAAAATGATTTAGTTGAATTTGAAAAAGTTATTTTAAAACTCATTAATAAGATAGAAGCTGGTTTAAAGCAAGAATTGATAAAAACTTTTATAGAAGATAATAGACATTTAAACTTTATAGTGGAAGCTTTAGAAAACTTAAAATAG
- a CDS encoding BfmA/BtgA family mobilization protein, whose protein sequence is MAVVKKLISLDESVARELEIISKALNKSQKEIVEAALDFYFDYTDGIIADKITDDIKEGKIKVYDSKEVYDELGIDVKEVEG, encoded by the coding sequence ATGGCTGTTGTGAAAAAGCTTATATCGTTGGATGAGTCTGTTGCAAGGGAATTGGAAATAATCTCAAAAGCCTTAAATAAAAGTCAGAAAGAAATCGTTGAAGCTGCTTTGGATTTTTATTTCGATTATACTGATGGTATTATTGCTGACAAAATTACTGATGACATCAAAGAGGGTAAAATAAAAGTTTATGATAGCAAAGAAGTTTATGATGAGTTAGGAATAGATGTCAAAGAAGTTGAAGGTTAA
- the istA gene encoding IS21 family transposase, producing the protein MLGVEMYYTVKTLLSQGKNISQIARELGIDRKTVRKIRDKVKDGKVETPKFSRVSVLEAYKEEIIEYLSEGLTAVLIHQKLISDHGLSVSYSCVKKYVRKLKGPDGIYVPLISPPGEEAQVDFGYIGYLYDSEKGKKVKSWIFCMVLSHSRYKYYEIVRSQDVETFLRCHINAFEYFGGIPRVIKIDNLKSGVLKANFYEPVIQKEYAAMLEYYGSSPFACKVRYPQEKGKVESGIKYVKNNFFKSIQEKDYYKVKGLLRKWQDNVCNKKIHGTTRKIPFEQFVDKEKSKLQPLPSQRYEVYDISERIVNRYGHITYRYNYYSVPYNYIGNKVSIRSNGNILKIYNDKYEEIAIHNISKSVGEFITKESHNPKLKSVDYEAKSLEIGTNTFEFYNRLKEEKPHHYHRMMQGIFNLMKSYDKDTVELACKRANEFNSISYLSVKRICETGLYTQKDASSKESVNCGGFSNDLSKYDLLVN; encoded by the coding sequence ATGCTGGGGGTAGAAATGTATTACACAGTAAAGACATTGTTGTCGCAAGGCAAAAATATTTCCCAAATAGCCAGGGAATTAGGGATCGACAGGAAGACAGTGAGAAAGATAAGGGACAAAGTGAAAGACGGTAAAGTAGAAACACCCAAATTTTCAAGAGTAAGTGTTTTAGAGGCTTACAAAGAAGAAATAATCGAATACCTCTCAGAAGGTTTAACAGCAGTATTAATCCATCAGAAACTAATAAGTGATCATGGTTTATCCGTAAGCTACAGTTGTGTGAAAAAGTATGTTAGGAAATTAAAAGGCCCGGATGGAATTTATGTCCCATTAATTTCCCCACCAGGCGAAGAAGCCCAAGTGGACTTCGGTTACATAGGTTATCTTTATGATAGCGAAAAAGGTAAAAAAGTAAAGAGCTGGATATTTTGCATGGTGCTATCTCATAGCAGATATAAATATTATGAAATAGTTAGGAGTCAGGACGTAGAAACATTTTTAAGATGCCACATTAATGCATTTGAATATTTTGGAGGAATTCCTAGAGTAATCAAGATAGACAATTTAAAATCTGGAGTATTGAAAGCAAATTTTTATGAACCTGTAATACAGAAAGAGTATGCTGCAATGCTTGAATATTACGGTAGCAGTCCATTTGCTTGTAAGGTGAGATATCCCCAGGAGAAAGGGAAAGTGGAAAGCGGAATTAAATATGTGAAGAATAATTTTTTCAAATCAATTCAAGAAAAAGATTATTATAAAGTCAAAGGTCTTCTACGAAAGTGGCAAGACAATGTATGTAACAAGAAAATACATGGCACGACAAGAAAAATTCCTTTTGAACAATTTGTAGATAAGGAGAAAAGTAAATTGCAGCCTTTACCATCTCAGAGATACGAGGTTTATGACATATCGGAAAGAATAGTAAACCGCTATGGTCACATTACTTACAGATATAATTACTACTCAGTACCCTACAATTACATAGGCAACAAAGTAAGTATTCGCAGCAATGGTAATATATTAAAAATTTACAATGATAAATATGAAGAGATAGCAATTCACAATATATCTAAATCAGTAGGAGAATTCATAACAAAAGAATCTCATAATCCGAAATTAAAATCTGTAGATTATGAAGCAAAATCGCTTGAGATAGGTACAAACACCTTTGAATTTTATAACAGGTTAAAGGAAGAAAAGCCCCATCATTATCACCGTATGATGCAAGGAATTTTTAATTTGATGAAGAGTTATGATAAAGATACAGTGGAATTGGCATGTAAGAGAGCAAATGAGTTTAATTCCATTAGTTATTTGTCAGTAAAGAGGATATGTGAAACTGGTTTATATACTCAAAAAGATGCGTCATCTAAAGAATCGGTTAACTGTGGTGGTTTTTCGAATGATTTAAGTAAATATGATTTATTAGTTAATTGA
- a CDS encoding type II toxin-antitoxin system HicB family antitoxin: MSTYDKKVEYYMSLPYTYEIIKEEDGSYFIKVKELKGCMSVGDTVEEAYEMIRDAMKDWFYAALESEVEIPLPETITKEKEFSGKVLLRMPKTLHKTLALNAKKEGVSLNAYLVHLLSINTTLKQLDDKLEKIIKNKPGDYHIHVGLKQKEDFKPSLSWGDDILFNQYTKINEAMYVTKKN, from the coding sequence ATGAGTACCTATGATAAAAAAGTTGAATATTATATGTCTCTTCCATATACATATGAGATTATAAAAGAAGAGGACGGTAGTTACTTTATAAAAGTGAAAGAACTAAAAGGGTGTATGAGTGTTGGTGATACAGTTGAAGAAGCTTATGAAATGATTCGTGATGCCATGAAGGATTGGTTTTATGCTGCTCTTGAAAGCGAAGTTGAAATTCCTTTGCCTGAAACAATTACAAAAGAAAAAGAGTTTAGTGGAAAAGTACTACTGAGAATGCCTAAAACATTACACAAAACTTTAGCTTTGAATGCTAAAAAAGAAGGTGTTAGTTTAAATGCTTATTTAGTTCATTTATTATCTATAAATACAACGTTAAAGCAATTAGATGATAAGTTAGAAAAGATAATTAAGAACAAACCTGGTGACTATCATATACATGTAGGCTTAAAACAGAAAGAAGATTTTAAACCATCTTTAAGTTGGGGAGATGATATATTATTTAATCAATATACTAAGATAAATGAGGCTATGTATGTCACCAAAAAGAATTAA
- a CDS encoding GDP-L-fucose synthase family protein gives MTTNSKIVVFGGTGLVGSAILRKLVEKGYKNILATYHRSPITDHRSQITDRGSQITFIQIDLTDQQSVVDFFKTHKPEYVFLAAAKVGGIWANNVYRADFIYQNLQIQNNVIHQSYLNKVKKLLFLGSTCIYPKNCPQPIKEEYLLTAPLEYTNEPYAIAKIAGIKMCESYNLQYGANFISVMPTNLYGLNDNFDLEKSHVLPALIRKIHLGKCLEENNWDEIRRDLNKRPIEGIDGNANEDEILRILDKYGIKITKSDQLSVISDHFSAHYSPITDHRSQITDHQSPVSIEIWGTGKPKREFLWSDDMADACIFIMENVDFKDVISDQLSVNSKQLTAHSSQITEIRNTHINIGTGKDISIKDLAYLIKDIIGFRGEFYFNTNKPDGTMRKVTDVSKLHSLGWRHKVELEEGIRELYYWYKKE, from the coding sequence ATGACTACTAACTCAAAAATAGTAGTTTTTGGCGGGACTGGATTGGTAGGAAGTGCTATTTTAAGAAAACTTGTAGAGAAAGGCTATAAAAATATATTAGCAACTTATCACCGATCACCGATCACAGATCACAGATCACAGATCACAGATCGCGGATCACAGATCACATTTATTCAAATAGATCTCACAGACCAGCAATCGGTTGTTGATTTTTTTAAAACTCACAAACCCGAATACGTATTCCTTGCCGCTGCAAAAGTAGGAGGAATATGGGCAAATAACGTTTATAGAGCTGATTTTATATACCAAAATTTACAGATACAAAATAATGTGATTCATCAAAGTTATTTAAATAAAGTAAAGAAATTGTTGTTTTTAGGGAGCACATGTATATATCCAAAAAATTGTCCTCAACCAATAAAAGAAGAATATTTGTTAACAGCACCTTTAGAGTACACAAACGAGCCATATGCTATTGCTAAAATAGCCGGAATAAAAATGTGCGAAAGTTATAATCTTCAATATGGAGCAAACTTTATTTCAGTTATGCCAACCAATCTTTATGGACTTAATGATAATTTTGATCTTGAGAAATCACACGTTTTACCTGCATTAATCAGAAAAATCCATTTGGGGAAATGCTTAGAAGAGAATAACTGGGATGAAATAAGAAGAGATTTAAACAAAAGACCAATTGAAGGTATCGATGGAAATGCAAATGAGGATGAAATATTAAGGATTCTTGATAAATATGGAATAAAGATAACTAAAAGTGATCAGTTATCAGTAATCAGTGATCACTTTTCAGCTCATTATTCACCGATCACCGATCACCGATCACAGATCACCGATCACCAATCACCTGTTTCCATTGAAATCTGGGGCACAGGCAAACCAAAACGCGAATTTCTCTGGTCAGATGATATGGCGGATGCCTGCATATTTATTATGGAAAATGTGGATTTTAAAGACGTAATCAGTGATCAGTTATCAGTGAACAGTAAACAGCTCACAGCTCACAGCTCACAGATTACTGAAATTAGAAACACTCACATCAACATCGGCACTGGCAAAGATATCTCTATAAAAGATTTAGCTTATTTGATAAAAGATATAATTGGTTTCAGAGGTGAATTTTATTTCAATACCAACAAGCCCGATGGTACAATGAGAAAGGTGACAGATGTATCAAAACTTCATTCTTTAGGATGGAGACATAAAGTTGAGTTAGAAGAAGGGATTAGAGAGTTATATTATTGGTATAAAAAGGAATAG
- a CDS encoding type II toxin-antitoxin system RelE family toxin: MSKKLKVKYSEIAVKDLKNFNVAERQLIVKKIHYLADNFEELKKTKKITELKGTKYKGQYRFIIARKIRAIFRIENEELILLVLRIGKRKDVYK, from the coding sequence ATGTCAAAGAAGTTGAAGGTTAAATATTCTGAGATTGCCGTAAAGGATTTAAAGAATTTTAATGTGGCCGAAAGACAACTAATTGTTAAGAAAATTCATTACTTAGCTGATAATTTTGAAGAGCTCAAAAAAACAAAAAAAATCACAGAGCTTAAAGGGACAAAATACAAAGGACAATATCGTTTTATTATAGCAAGAAAAATAAGAGCTATTTTTAGGATAGAGAATGAGGAGTTAATTTTATTAGTTTTGCGCATTGGTAAAAGAAAAGATGTTTATAAATAA
- a CDS encoding four helix bundle protein, with protein MSLEDLEIYQLALKLSDDIWGVYQQLPKNLKFNIGDQLLRAVDSIGANISEGFGRYHYKDSMKFYYNARGSLFESKYWLQLLFKRKLINTDKYDELKNKLDLLGIKLNNFINSIKATINNK; from the coding sequence ATGAGTTTGGAAGATTTAGAAATATATCAATTGGCGCTAAAATTATCAGATGATATTTGGGGAGTTTATCAACAATTACCTAAGAATTTAAAATTTAATATAGGTGACCAACTGTTGAGGGCTGTTGATTCCATAGGTGCTAATATTTCAGAAGGATTTGGTCGTTATCATTATAAAGATTCAATGAAATTTTATTACAACGCAAGAGGTTCGTTATTTGAATCTAAGTATTGGTTGCAATTATTATTTAAGAGGAAATTAATTAATACTGATAAGTATGATGAATTAAAGAATAAATTAGATTTACTTGGCATTAAATTAAATAATTTCATAAACTCAATAAAAGCAACAATAAACAACAAATAA
- the istB gene encoding IS21-like element helper ATPase IstB, whose amino-acid sequence MQDILKKLTNFKLSGMAKTLESRNQYAIENSLSYLDFLELLLDDESVNRQNNSFKRRFSKSKLDSSKTLSMYDFTYQPELNKQEILDISSCRFIEEKKNIIFMGNPGVGKTHLANAIGLEALKKGYKVLFIHANDMVSKLVSSKGDGSYFSVLKQFLSVDLLIIDEVGFKKIPLNHVDEFFEIIRHRYENNSIIITTNRPFEEWGNIFGDVVLASAIIDRLVHHAHIFRINGESYRIKSLQSMKNTKR is encoded by the coding sequence ATGCAAGATATTTTAAAAAAACTAACAAATTTTAAGTTATCCGGAATGGCAAAGACATTAGAAAGCCGAAATCAATATGCAATAGAAAACAGTTTGAGTTACCTGGATTTTCTTGAATTGTTACTTGATGATGAGTCAGTGAACAGACAGAATAATTCTTTTAAGAGAAGATTTTCAAAATCTAAGTTGGATTCATCCAAAACATTATCTATGTATGATTTTACTTATCAGCCTGAACTGAATAAGCAAGAAATACTTGATATAAGTAGTTGCAGATTTATAGAAGAAAAGAAGAATATAATATTCATGGGTAATCCAGGAGTTGGCAAAACACATCTTGCAAATGCCATAGGATTAGAGGCTTTAAAGAAAGGATACAAGGTTTTATTTATTCACGCCAATGACATGGTATCAAAATTAGTATCATCGAAAGGAGATGGTAGTTATTTTAGTGTATTAAAACAGTTTTTAAGTGTGGATTTACTGATAATTGATGAGGTTGGTTTTAAGAAAATACCTTTAAACCATGTTGATGAATTTTTTGAAATAATCAGACATAGATATGAAAATAATTCTATAATTATCACTACTAATAGGCCTTTCGAAGAGTGGGGTAATATATTTGGTGATGTTGTTTTAGCTTCTGCTATCATAGATAGACTCGTACATCATGCTCATATTTTTAGAATCAATGGTGAAAGCTATAGAATCAAAAGTTTACAATCTATGAAAAATACTAAAAGGTAA